Proteins encoded together in one Quercus lobata isolate SW786 chromosome 3, ValleyOak3.0 Primary Assembly, whole genome shotgun sequence window:
- the LOC115981029 gene encoding uncharacterized protein LOC115981029, whose translation MKLNPGKCAFGVTARKFLGFMVSQRDIEANPNKIRAIMEMAPLTNMKEVQSLNGKIAASNRFMSRATDKCLTFFRTLKKSFEWTAECQQAFEELNAYLYSLPLLSPSQLGEEFFLYLAVSPAAVSAALIREEDRVQKPVYYASWVLCGAEERYPPMEKLAFALVTAACKLKPYFQAHTVIILIEKPLRRAMSRPEAAGRLALWAIELSEFDIQYRPRTAIMGQIGLDFIAEFTSDEGKGAEEFPQWSIHTDGSSNRQAEGAGIILLSPEGDMVECMVNLDFPTTNNEVEYEALLAGLDLARVAGALSVVIYCDSQVVTNQVNGDYECKNERIKRYLDQVRKRVGDLKAKVIQIPRGENEQVDCLAKAASGEHTITLGNVLSFVQFYPLIDPDDVQEIGFESNWTTPLVSYLKNGVLPDRKEVVRKLKVQAARFILIKDVLYKKGFSHPYLRCLGTEEADYAMREIHKGVCRNHSGARSLVHKLIRAGYYWPTMLKDTQAYVKFCDKC comes from the coding sequence atgaagctcaatccggGAAAGTGCGCCTTCGGAGTGACGGCGAGAAAATTCCTAGGATTTATGGTGTCTCAAAGGGACATCGAGGCCAACCCGAACAAGATCCGGGCCATAATGGAGATGGCGCCCTTAACAAATATGAAGGAggtacaaagcctcaacggaaaAATAGCAGCATCGAATAGATTCATGTCAAGAGCAACAGACAAGTGTTTAACCTTCTTTCGCACACTGAAGAAATCTTTCGAATGGACTGCCGAGTGTCAGCAAGCATTCGAGGAGTTAAACGCTTATCTATATTCCCTACCACTGCTAAGTCCCTCGCAGCTAGGTGAAGAGTTTTTTCTCTACCTGGCCGTCTCCCCTGCTGCCGTCAGCGCtgccttgattagagaagagGATAGAGTGCAAAAGCCCGTATACTACGCCAGCTGGGTGCTTTgcggtgccgaagaaagatacccgcccatggaaaaactCGCTTTCGCATTAGTCACGGCAGCCTGTAAGCTTAAACCatactttcaagcccacacGGTGATCATCCTGATTGAGAAGCCCTTAAGACGGGCGATGAGTAGACCTGAAGCCGCTGGTCGATTGGCACTGTGGGCCATAGAGTTGAGCGAGTTTGACATACAGTATCGACCACGAACCGCTATCATGGGACAGATCGGCCTCGACTTTATAGCAGAATTTACCAGCGACGAGGGCAAAGGGGCAGAAGAGTTTCCCCAGTGGAGCATACATACAGACGGATCATCCAACAGACAGGCCGAGGGGGCTGGCATCATACTACTATCTCCCGAGGGGGACATGGTTGAGTGTATGGTCAATCTTGACTTCCCCACTACCAACAATGAAGTGGAATACGAAGCACTATTGGCGGGGCTCGATCTTGCTAGAGTAGCAGGGGCCTTAAGCGTAGTCATTTATTGTGACTCTCAGGTCGTTACTAATCAAGTGAATGGAGACTATGAGTGCAAGAACGAAAGGATAAAGAGGTATCTGGATCAAGTAAGAAAAAGAGTAGGCGACTTGAAAGCCAAAGTAATCCAGATCCCCAGAGGAGAAAATGAGCAAGTCGACTGTCTCGCCAAAGCTGCTTCAGGAGAACATACGATCACTCTGGGTAACGTACTCtcttttgttcaattttatCCATTAATAGATCCCGATGATGTACAGGAGATTGGCTTTGAGAGTAACTGGACCACACCATTGGTTTCATACTTAAAGAATGGCGTCTTGCCAGACAGGAAGGAAGTCGTGAGAAAACTGAAGGTCCAAGCAGCAAGATTCATCTTGATAAAAGATGTCTTGTATAAAAAAGGTTTCTCCCATCCATATCTGAGATGCTTAGGTACAGAAGAAGCGGACTACGCCATGAGAGAAATCCACAAGGGTGTTTGCAGAAACCACTCGGGGGCACGGTCATTAGTACACAAGTTGATTCGAGCaggatactactggcctacAATGCTAAAGGACACGCAAGCTTATGTCAAGTTCTGCGACAAGTGTTAG